One part of the Amycolatopsis lurida genome encodes these proteins:
- a CDS encoding serine hydrolase domain-containing protein: MRPAPEQYGHTGRNPVPTRRLQEVLTGLAGRHGVPGAQLAVLEDGLTTVVQTGVEHQDRRRPMSPSSAVPIGSVTKLATATVVMALIADDDLELDQPVGELLGDPGLAGGVTPRHLLSHTSGLPSDPADVTGTCLREIRAAIPVCPPGAAFSYSNLGYALVGSLIEVVTGMTWREAVEAILLRPLKIEPAYAESPRTVSGHGRATGPAGARPVEQALPPMLEPAGALALSAADLVELGRVHLGKPGLLDVVTAADMHRRVPDAEPFGLADGWGLGIAHYEDEDEVWLGHDGTADGTSCQLRIDQAGACVVAFTANGAAGTDMWHDLVAELRALGLSLPERRLPAPARPVPIPTGDFGTYRNGALDYTIRPGDHGGAELVVDGEVFPELTLHDDASFTVRDPVTGRPAPCGRLRGTPGEATAIEIGGRLARRH; the protein is encoded by the coding sequence ATGCGGCCTGCGCCAGAACAGTACGGCCACACTGGACGGAACCCGGTGCCGACGCGGCGGCTTCAAGAAGTACTGACCGGCCTGGCGGGCAGGCACGGTGTTCCGGGAGCACAGCTCGCGGTGCTCGAAGACGGTCTGACCACAGTGGTCCAGACCGGTGTCGAACATCAGGACAGACGGAGACCGATGAGCCCGTCGTCCGCCGTACCGATCGGATCGGTCACGAAACTGGCCACCGCCACGGTCGTGATGGCGCTGATCGCGGACGACGATCTCGAACTGGATCAGCCGGTCGGCGAGCTGCTGGGCGACCCCGGTCTCGCCGGGGGAGTGACCCCGCGTCATCTGTTGAGCCACACCAGCGGCCTGCCCTCCGATCCGGCCGACGTCACCGGGACGTGCCTGCGCGAGATTCGCGCGGCGATCCCCGTATGCCCACCCGGGGCCGCCTTCTCGTATTCGAACCTGGGCTATGCCCTGGTGGGATCGCTGATCGAGGTGGTCACCGGGATGACCTGGCGTGAAGCCGTCGAGGCGATACTCCTGCGTCCACTGAAGATCGAGCCCGCCTACGCCGAAAGCCCGAGAACGGTTTCCGGCCACGGACGCGCCACCGGACCGGCCGGTGCGCGTCCGGTCGAGCAGGCCTTGCCACCGATGCTCGAACCCGCCGGCGCGCTGGCCTTGAGCGCCGCGGACCTGGTCGAACTGGGCCGGGTCCATCTGGGAAAGCCGGGTTTGCTCGACGTCGTGACCGCCGCGGACATGCATCGCCGGGTGCCCGACGCCGAGCCGTTCGGCCTGGCCGACGGCTGGGGGCTGGGAATCGCGCACTACGAAGACGAGGACGAAGTCTGGCTCGGCCACGACGGCACCGCCGACGGAACCTCCTGCCAGTTGCGGATCGATCAGGCGGGTGCCTGCGTCGTCGCGTTCACGGCGAACGGGGCCGCGGGCACGGACATGTGGCACGACCTCGTCGCCGAGCTCCGCGCGCTCGGCCTCTCGCTCCCGGAGCGGCGGCTGCCCGCACCGGCCCGCCCTGTCCCGATCCCGACCGGTGACTTCGGCACCTACCGCAACGGCGCTCTCGACTACACGATCCGTCCCGGCGACCACGGCGGAGCCGAACTCGTCGTCGACGGCGAGGTTTTCCCCGAACTCACCCTCCACGACGACGCCTCGTTCACGGTGCGCGACCCCGTCACCGGTCGCCCGGCGCCGTGCGGCCGGCTGCGCGGAACGCCCGGCGAGGCGACCGCGATCGAAATCGGCGGCCGCCTCGCCCGGCGTCACTGA